The nucleotide sequence GGAGCCGTTGAAACAGAATTTTCTTTGGTTCGATTTAAAGGAAATGAAGCTATTGCAAATAAAGTCTATCAAGGCTACCAACCACTAAAAGCTGAAGATATAGCGGAAACCATTGCTTTTGCAGTAAATCAACCGAAACATGTTCAAGTTGCCGATATAACCATTTTACCCCAAACACAAGCCGATGCCACAACGATTTTGAAGCAGGTTGATGAATAATCTAATTAAAAATAATTTATAATGATTTTATTTTCAAGTTGTTAAAAAATTCTTTCACTATTAGTTCTTTTTGTGTTATTTTTATTAATTCTAAATTAATATATTTGCGCCAAATTTTAATAGTCATGAAAAGAGGCGTATTACTTACTTTTACAACGTTTAGTTTTTATTTAACAACAGCTCAGGAAGTTACACAACCAATTGATTCTGTTCAATTAGAAGAAATGGTCATCATTACAGATGCAGAAATTGGAAGCAAATTTAAATCGAAAAATCAAACGGGTTCTAATTACTTTATTTCACCCGAAGAATTAAGTCGATTTAATTATAGTGATGTAAATAGAATATTACAAAGTGTGCCAGGTGTTGCTATCGTTGATGAAGAAGGTTTTGGGCATCGTCCCAGCATTGGTATTCGTGGAACAGCACCTACAAGAACTTCTAAAATCACATTGATGGAAGATGGTGTGCTTATTTCCCCGGCGCCTTATATTGCCCCGGCAGCTTATTATTTTCCTACAACAAACCGTATTCATGCTTTTGAAATTTTAAAAGGAAGCAGTCAAATACAGTATGGTCCATTTACCACAGGTGGTGCAGTAAATTTGATTTCTACGCAAATACCAAAATATTTTAAAGGAAAAGCTCTGTTGAATTATGGCAGTTTTAACACCCGAAATGCCTATTTTAACTTTGGTGATTCTAATGAAAATTTTGGGTATGTGGTTGAATACAATAATCGTTCGTCTGACGGTTTTAAAAAGATTGATTACAGCAATACCAACACCGGATTTTCTGGAAATGATTATTTAGCAAAATTTAGAGTAAATACTAATAAGAATGCTGCGGTATATCAATCATTAACATTCAAATTGCAATATTCTAAAGAAGGTGCCAATGAAACCTATTTAGGGCTAACCGATCAAGATTTTAAAGCAAATCCTAACAGAAGGTATTTGGCATCAGAAAACGATCATATTGCCACAGAGCATTTTCAATTAATGGCTACGCACCTTATCAAACCATCTAAAAATATTAATATAACTACAAAAGCTTATAGAAATAACTTTAAGCGTAATTGGTACAAATTGCAAGATGTTTTTTTAAATAATGAAAGTTTTTCTCTAGCAAATATTTTAAAAAGTCCAACTGAATATCAAGATGCGTATGATGTATTGACAGCCAATACAAATGGCGGAGAAAATTCATTAAGATACCGTGCCAATAACAGATCTTATAC is from Paenimyroides aestuarii and encodes:
- a CDS encoding TonB-dependent receptor family protein; this translates as MKRGVLLTFTTFSFYLTTAQEVTQPIDSVQLEEMVIITDAEIGSKFKSKNQTGSNYFISPEELSRFNYSDVNRILQSVPGVAIVDEEGFGHRPSIGIRGTAPTRTSKITLMEDGVLISPAPYIAPAAYYFPTTNRIHAFEILKGSSQIQYGPFTTGGAVNLISTQIPKYFKGKALLNYGSFNTRNAYFNFGDSNENFGYVVEYNNRSSDGFKKIDYSNTNTGFSGNDYLAKFRVNTNKNAAVYQSLTFKLQYSKEGANETYLGLTDQDFKANPNRRYLASENDHIATEHFQLMATHLIKPSKNINITTKAYRNNFKRNWYKLQDVFLNNESFSLANILKSPTEYQDAYDVLTANTNGGENSLRYRANNRSYTTTGIQTVANFNFNGSQIKHDLDLGIRYHEESEDRFHWTDGYQIQDEKLLKTSAGVPGTQTNLLTTGYAFSTFALYNVTLNNLKLTPGIRYESMKFTSRNFGTNNTERIPNENIVVNQNTANVFIPGISALYNFNEKLAAFTSIHKGFAPPGVKEGQKPEESVNFELGTRFNKNNFSSEVVFFNNSYTNMLGADTNAAGGTGEGNLFNAGKATVAGLEVLLSYVITNSNQVNIPLTFNYTYTKTQLKSNFNSSVEAWGNVSIGDEIPYIPKHALSASAGVEYKKMKAYLNARYNGDIRTQAGQGTIAPENKIDGFLVFDFSASYEINKYLTLKSQILNVLNNQYAVARVPSGLRPGMPFAINAGVLFNF